In the genome of Labeo rohita strain BAU-BD-2019 chromosome 24, IGBB_LRoh.1.0, whole genome shotgun sequence, one region contains:
- the pabpn1 gene encoding polyadenylate-binding protein 2 isoform X3, which translates to MEEEAEKLKELQNEVEKQMNLSPPPAGPVIMSIEEKMEADGRSIYVGNVDYGATAEELEAHFHGCGSVNRVTILCDKFTGHPKGFAYIEFADKESVRTAMALDESLFRGRQIKVGAKRTNRPGISTTDRGFPRARFRSRGGNFSSRARYYSGYTPPRGRGRAFRFQDQWRLTTPPPVAAAPPTVSAASLSLSAPAMHTHPILSVWGGGGGGQGEHRPTAGGIYYNNKR; encoded by the exons ATGGAGGAGGAGGCAGAGAAACTGAAGGAGCTACAGAACGAGGTGGAGAAACAGATGAATCTCAGTCCTCCACCTG CTGGCCCTGTCATTATGTCCATTGAAGAGAAGATGGAAGCTGATGGGAGATCTATTTACGTTGGAAAT GTGGATTATGGTGCGACGGCAGAGGAGTTGGAGGCGCATTTCCATGGCTGTGGTTCCGTAAACAGAGTCACCATCTTGTGTGACAAGTTTACAGGACACCCCAAAGG GTTTGCATATATAGAGTTCGCAGACAAGGAGTCTGTTAGGACAGCCATGGCACTGGATGAGTCTTTATTCAGAGGAAGGCAGATTAAG GTTGGGGCCAAGAGAACAAATCGCCCTGGCATTAGCACCACAGACCGCGGTTTCCCTCGGGCCCGCTTCCGCTCACGGGGAGGAAACTTCTCGTCCCGGGCGCGCTACTACAGTGGCTACACACCCCCCAGAGGCAGAGGACGGGCCTTCAG GTTTCAGGACCAGTGGAGGCTGACTACCCCTCCTCCGGTGGCCGCGGCGCCCCCTACCGTCTCGGCGGcgtctctgtctctttctgctCCCGCTATGCACACTCACCCCATCCTCTCCGTGTGGGGGGGCGGGGGAGGGGGACAGGGCGAGCACCGGCCCACAGCGGGAGGCATTTATTACAATAACAAGCGCTGA
- the pabpn1 gene encoding polyadenylate-binding protein 2 isoform X2, with the protein MAEFGNGLAEESLLDSDPGHSELEDPGVGDEEPGLDEGEAAIEDPELEAIKARVREMEEEAEKLKELQNEVEKQMNLSPPPAGPVIMSIEEKMEADGRSIYVGNVDYGATAEELEAHFHGCGSVNRVTILCDKFTGHPKGFAYIEFADKESVRTAMALDESLFRGRQIKVGAKRTNRPGISTTDRGFPRARFRSRGGNFSSRARYYSGYTPPRGRGRAFRGRGRTTSWYSPY; encoded by the exons ATGGCGGAGTTTGGTAACGGACTGGCAGAGGAATCTCTGCTGGACTCAGATCCGGGACACTCAGAACTTGAAGACCCAGGCGTCGGCGATGAAGAACCGGGATTAGACGAGGGAGAGGCCGCTATTGAAGACCCG GAGCTGGAGGCAATTAAAGCCCGGGTGCGAGAGATGGAGGAGGAGGCAGAGAAACTGAAGGAGCTACAGAACGAGGTGGAGAAACAGATGAATCTCAGTCCTCCACCTG CTGGCCCTGTCATTATGTCCATTGAAGAGAAGATGGAAGCTGATGGGAGATCTATTTACGTTGGAAAT GTGGATTATGGTGCGACGGCAGAGGAGTTGGAGGCGCATTTCCATGGCTGTGGTTCCGTAAACAGAGTCACCATCTTGTGTGACAAGTTTACAGGACACCCCAAAGG GTTTGCATATATAGAGTTCGCAGACAAGGAGTCTGTTAGGACAGCCATGGCACTGGATGAGTCTTTATTCAGAGGAAGGCAGATTAAG GTTGGGGCCAAGAGAACAAATCGCCCTGGCATTAGCACCACAGACCGCGGTTTCCCTCGGGCCCGCTTCCGCTCACGGGGAGGAAACTTCTCGTCCCGGGCGCGCTACTACAGTGGCTACACACCCCCCAGAGGCAGAGGACGGGCCTTCAG gggCCGAGGGCGAACAACATCGTGGTACTCCCCTTACTAA
- the pabpn1 gene encoding polyadenylate-binding protein 2 isoform X1 translates to MAEFGNGLAEESLLDSDPGHSELEDPGVGDEEPGLDEGEAAIEDPELEAIKARVREMEEEAEKLKELQNEVEKQMNLSPPPAGPVIMSIEEKMEADGRSIYVGNVDYGATAEELEAHFHGCGSVNRVTILCDKFTGHPKGFAYIEFADKESVRTAMALDESLFRGRQIKVGAKRTNRPGISTTDRGFPRARFRSRGGNFSSRARYYSGYTPPRGRGRAFRFQDQWRLTTPPPVAAAPPTVSAASLSLSAPAMHTHPILSVWGGGGGGQGEHRPTAGGIYYNNKR, encoded by the exons ATGGCGGAGTTTGGTAACGGACTGGCAGAGGAATCTCTGCTGGACTCAGATCCGGGACACTCAGAACTTGAAGACCCAGGCGTCGGCGATGAAGAACCGGGATTAGACGAGGGAGAGGCCGCTATTGAAGACCCG GAGCTGGAGGCAATTAAAGCCCGGGTGCGAGAGATGGAGGAGGAGGCAGAGAAACTGAAGGAGCTACAGAACGAGGTGGAGAAACAGATGAATCTCAGTCCTCCACCTG CTGGCCCTGTCATTATGTCCATTGAAGAGAAGATGGAAGCTGATGGGAGATCTATTTACGTTGGAAAT GTGGATTATGGTGCGACGGCAGAGGAGTTGGAGGCGCATTTCCATGGCTGTGGTTCCGTAAACAGAGTCACCATCTTGTGTGACAAGTTTACAGGACACCCCAAAGG GTTTGCATATATAGAGTTCGCAGACAAGGAGTCTGTTAGGACAGCCATGGCACTGGATGAGTCTTTATTCAGAGGAAGGCAGATTAAG GTTGGGGCCAAGAGAACAAATCGCCCTGGCATTAGCACCACAGACCGCGGTTTCCCTCGGGCCCGCTTCCGCTCACGGGGAGGAAACTTCTCGTCCCGGGCGCGCTACTACAGTGGCTACACACCCCCCAGAGGCAGAGGACGGGCCTTCAG GTTTCAGGACCAGTGGAGGCTGACTACCCCTCCTCCGGTGGCCGCGGCGCCCCCTACCGTCTCGGCGGcgtctctgtctctttctgctCCCGCTATGCACACTCACCCCATCCTCTCCGTGTGGGGGGGCGGGGGAGGGGGACAGGGCGAGCACCGGCCCACAGCGGGAGGCATTTATTACAATAACAAGCGCTGA